A window of Candidatus Margulisiibacteriota bacterium contains these coding sequences:
- a CDS encoding AMP-binding protein, whose amino-acid sequence MDFYLLAQEITAKYSDKICFAERNLSYKDVWRLMQARAAFLKTHGFKAGDVVGILSRNSADWCLTFGAILALGAVVLVMDVNWSLRESREILKKVKAKAVYVSPEFSAADYSLTKHLLNSVDVEQPFLPDIQQKPDTIAALFYTSGSAGQPKIVALTHANLIHTALVFYREHLNINLSDTILAFLPFYHVYGLVTGFLGGYFNGAAIIFQNSPKSGDIIESLTKYPITIFAATPQIFEFLFESVLKKIKAQARLKYFIIISALHIPKTPILSGLLAGFFQPIRLLLGKKVRFFISGGAPLKPKYFYYYERAGFKLLEGYGLTETAAGFCGNSVEKPKPACVGKPFRGNFVKIHRPDTNGVGEIYLKGASVMAGYYHNPQANKEAFDPESWFATGDLGFLDKDDDLHITGRKKNVIVLDSGKNIYPEELEPYYATSKLIKELAVLGRRIAGREMVFAVIVPVVRLENCYQRVAEELARKSRRLSVHKKIKKFALSYEPLPRTSSGKIRLNEVSQNLDAGKYQTAKLSRRQLCL is encoded by the coding sequence ATGGATTTCTATCTGCTGGCGCAAGAAATAACTGCTAAATATTCTGACAAAATATGTTTTGCCGAAAGAAATTTATCATACAAGGATGTCTGGCGTTTAATGCAGGCACGCGCCGCTTTCTTAAAAACACATGGTTTTAAAGCAGGGGATGTTGTCGGCATTTTAAGCCGAAATTCAGCGGACTGGTGCCTCACTTTTGGCGCAATTTTGGCTTTAGGAGCGGTTGTTCTGGTCATGGATGTTAATTGGTCTCTTCGAGAAAGCCGAGAAATTCTTAAAAAAGTTAAAGCTAAAGCTGTTTATGTTTCCCCAGAGTTTTCAGCTGCTGATTACAGCCTGACAAAACATTTGCTGAATTCTGTTGATGTAGAACAGCCATTCTTACCAGACATACAACAAAAACCGGACACGATTGCGGCTTTGTTTTACACCTCTGGTTCTGCTGGCCAGCCTAAAATCGTCGCTCTAACCCACGCAAACTTAATTCACACCGCGCTGGTTTTTTATCGAGAACATCTTAATATTAATTTGTCGGACACAATTTTAGCTTTTTTGCCGTTCTATCATGTGTATGGATTGGTTACAGGTTTTTTGGGCGGTTATTTTAATGGCGCGGCAATAATTTTTCAGAACTCACCAAAGAGTGGAGATATTATAGAAAGTCTTACTAAATATCCGATAACGATTTTTGCCGCGACGCCGCAGATTTTTGAATTTTTATTTGAAAGCGTTTTAAAGAAGATCAAGGCTCAAGCTAGGTTAAAATATTTTATTATTATCAGCGCATTGCATATTCCAAAAACTCCGATTTTGAGTGGACTATTAGCGGGATTTTTTCAGCCAATTCGTTTGTTGCTGGGCAAGAAAGTGCGTTTTTTCATTAGCGGCGGAGCGCCGCTGAAGCCAAAATATTTTTATTATTATGAGAGAGCTGGTTTTAAATTATTGGAAGGATACGGCTTGACCGAAACCGCCGCTGGCTTTTGCGGTAATTCTGTGGAGAAGCCGAAACCAGCTTGTGTAGGCAAACCATTTCGTGGAAACTTTGTAAAAATCCACCGGCCAGACACTAATGGTGTCGGCGAAATTTATCTGAAAGGCGCTTCAGTTATGGCGGGCTATTACCATAACCCTCAAGCGAATAAAGAAGCCTTTGATCCTGAGAGCTGGTTTGCCACAGGCGATCTGGGGTTTTTGGATAAAGACGACGATTTGCATATCACCGGACGTAAAAAAAATGTAATCGTTTTGGATTCCGGCAAAAATATTTATCCTGAAGAATTGGAACCGTATTACGCGACCTCTAAGCTGATCAAAGAGCTTGCTGTTCTAGGACGGCGGATTGCCGGTCGGGAAATGGTTTTTGCTGTAATAGTACCCGTGGTTAGGCTGGAGAATTGTTATCAGCGTGTGGCTGAAGAGTTGGCTAGAAAAAGCCGCAGGTTATCTGTGCATAAGAAAATAAAAAAATTCGCTCTCTCTTATGAGCCGTTACCGCGCACATCTTCCGGCAAAATAAGACTAAATGAAGTGTCGCAAAATCTTGACGCAGGAAAGTATCAAACTGCTAAATTATCGAGGCGACAATTATGTTTGTAG